The bacterium genome contains the following window.
TTATAATGCGGTATGCAGATGCTTATTACCATCAGAACTTTTCGCTTTCATTAAAATCAGGTATCGGTGTTCTTGAATATCTTACTCTGCATTTGCTGCAGGTAAAATAATTTTCATCTTCAGCAAGATCACTGTGACATTCAGGGCAGGCGAGTAGAGCGCTTAAATTTACTTTCCTTCTCTTTTTACTTTTTGCGTACTTCCTAAGCAGTTTCAACCCGGTAGATCGAAGATCGTTTGCCTCAAACTCTTCTGAAATTACATCACTCTGGTTAACCGCGATATTATTTATCCAATCTGCATTCAATTCAGGATTAGTGACTTTGTACTTTATTTCATTCTCCCAGAAATAACGGACGTGAAAAAGTGCAGGATTGTTATAGAAGAATTTATTCCATGCAGGGATCTTCTTAACAATATCAAGGCTGTTCAGGTATACATCAGGTTTGGCTGAAGCTTTTTTATGAATTATCAGCTCGCCGTTAACATCCATAATTTCGAGAACATGTACATCGTAAGGAACCAATCTTTCAAAGACTGCATTCGGAGTTTCGATGTAGCCAGCCTTTCCTATTCTCTGCAGTTCGTTCAGGAACAATTCCGGTGTATTGATATGTTCGAGCACGTCGAAAGCTATTACATAATCGAAAGCTTTAGCTTTGAATGGCATCTTGCAGGCGTCAGCTAATACTGTTGGTCTGTCAGCTACAAGAGGAGAGTATCGGTGTGTAATATCTACAAATTTTTCCAGTAAAACATCGGCGGAAGGATGTGGATTGCTTCCTGAACCGACATCCAGAACCAACGCATCGTCTGAAATAGGCAGTACAGCTTTTCTCAAGCTCCATTTTATAAGATTTAATGAATATTTGCCGGGCATTTAATTTTAGTTTTTAAATAAATTGTCAATTATCTCTTTGGCTCTGTCATCATAAGTGTAATTTGAACTAATGCATCTCTTGTATCCTGCTTCGGTAATTTTATTTCTTTGATCATCATGTGAAAGATAATAAGAAACTTTTTCCAGCAGCTCTTTATTTTCTGAGAAATAGGCTGCTTCCTTATCTTCTGTAAATAGTTTTTTATGCTCATCAGTACGTTCGGCAAGCATAAACCCTTTACACGCTGGTATTTCTATGCTTCTGCTTGTATGCAGATCGCGGTTTATTTTCCTCAAAAAGTTTAACGAGATTTTTGAGCAGGTAAAAGCTTTTGCAAAATCTTCTTTGAATATCTCTCCGCCCATATAAATTATGTTAGGATATTTCTTGTCAAGAAAATTCCACCCGTGACCCCAGACATTAATTTTAATACCATTCTCACTTAAAAATTTTATACTCTCAAATCTTTCTTTCTCAAAACTACCCACAAAAACAACATCCCAGATTTTTTCTTTACAATTTTCAAATGGCTTATGAAAATCCTTATCATACGCCTGGTACTGGAAGAGGATATTTTTAGCACCAAGCCTTTTTAGTTCAGCCACATTATAAGATTTGGCTGTTACCACGAGATCGTAATATTTAAGTCCATTATCGTAATAAAAAGTTCTGTTATGTTTTGCATACATATCATCCAGCGACCAGGAAACCAATTTGATTTGCATATCTCCAAGTTTTTTGAGAGTATCAGGATGAAGACAAGTCCCTTTTACGATAAAACAAAAGTCAGGGGGATTCTTTTTCGCACAATTCTATCAATCTTCTGTTCAGCTTTTGATGATCTATTTCAAAGTTCAGCTTCCATAATATCCTGTCAAGAATATTTGCTTTATGCTCTCTGTCCGGTCCAAGAAAGATAATTTTATCAACAACTCTTGAAAGGGGATTAAACATTTTGTGTTCAGAAGGATGTTTGACAAAATTATTTGTAACAAAGATGCACTTCATTTAAACAAAGCTATTAGTTCTTGTATTTGTTCAATATTTCGCTGAACTTTTCAGCGTAATGTTTGTGACCGATATGTTTCAGCTTGTCGGCATTGCTAAGGCTGAATGAATTATAGTGTTCATACTTTTCACAGAATTCAATTATTTTATCAGCCATATCGTTTATGTTCAAAGGATCAAAAAACTGCATCTGCAATTTAAAGTATTCAGCAAAGTCAGTCAGCGGTGGAACATTCGAGCAGAGAACAGGCTTTTTAGAATAAACGCCTTCAAGAACAGCTCCGCTGGCGGCTTCCCATAAAGTAGGTGCAATTACTCCATAACAGTTTTTGTAAAGAAAGTTTACCTGTGAGTCCGGCAGGTAATCATAAATCAAAACCCGCTCATCCAGTTTCAGCTCTTTAATTCTTTGTCTTATGGCATACTTGTATTCTTTTTTGCCGCCGCCGACAAGAACAAGCAGGGGAATATCGCTGTTTTTTTCAAGTGCTAGCTTATATCCTTCAATCAAACGTTTATGATTTTTTCTTTCACCGAAAAATGAAACATACAGGAAGTATTTTTTATTCATTACCTCATTTACCTGCTCTGATTTTCCATTAAGATTGTGTGAAGAGATAAAGGGTATTAAAAACCAATCGCTCTTTCTTTCGGGAAAGAATTTTAAGAATTCCTGCATCGGGTAATTCCAGGAGGTTATAAGTGCAGTAGAAGCAGGCACTAAACTATATGCAATTCTTAACTCTTCATCATATGTCTCGGGTAGAAAGGCATGAAAAACGGCAATAATCTTTGTATTGTTGTGTAAGGGCTTCAGCATATGGAATGGATAAAACACAAAATCAAATTTATTTTCATATTTATTCACTTTCCTTCTTATGCATATCCCAGATTTCTTACCAAGAGTCAGCAAACATATTATTTGAGAAATAAGTTTTTGAAATGGATCAATAATAAATTTTTCTTTGATAAGAAATGGAAAACGATTTTGATAGAAGGAGAGCGATTCATAAGGAATTTCCAAAAAAATATCTAAATCAAGTTCCTTAATTGCGTCTAAAGCATAGTAAGCATAATTTTCAATTCCACCTGATGCACCCGGATGAAAAAATCTCAGGTCAATTAAAATTTTAAATCTACTCATTTTACTAGTTTACTTACTAAAAATGTTCCAAGCTTACAGTTATTAGTAAGATATCTTGTTAAAGCACTTGGTACTGAATTCATTACTTGGTTTTTAAACTTCCCGGCAGGGATAGGAAACATTTCTGCTTTTATTCCGAATATTTTAATTGACTTAATTTTGAATAGATCACTAACGAGCTGACTCCAGTCTTTCTCAGTGTAATATCTTGCTATTGCTCCATCAGTTAGATTTTGATTTAAACTATGTAAAGATTGATTACTAAAAAGCTTACCCATTAAAATCCCATGAATAAAACCATTAACAAAATAATAGCTCCATAAGCTTTTATAGTAAACCATTATTATAGCTTCGCCTCCCGGTTTTAACACACGTGTAATTCCTTCAAGAATTTTACGTGTATTCGATGAATGATGGATTACACCCCATGACCAAACGAAGTCAAACGATTCATTTTTAAATTCTAATTTTTCCGCATCCATTCTTTTTATTGTGCCCGGCAAACCAAATTCTTTGAATCGTGTGGAAGTACTTTTTATCGCATATTCTGTAAGATCAATTCCGGTGAATGATTTTGAATATTGTGCAAGTAGTGAAGCATGGCTACCATTTCCTACACCAATTTCCAATACATCCTTGGTTTTTAAATTTTCAAAATCAATTAATGCGTCAAACGGAATTTTTTTAAACGGTAAGAATTCTTTCGAGTTGGAAAAAAATCTTTGATCAATGTCATTATAAAAATCTTTACTGAATTCTTCATATTTGATATCATTATTCCAATCATAACGCATCGGATGAGATTCCCACCAGGATTTATTTTTTTTCTGCCACTCAACAGCTTGTTCAGGATTATCCGGTAAGTCAGTCGGTTCTTTAAATCCTTCAGGTAAATCTTTGTTAAAGTTTTTCATTTCTTATTTCTTTTTTAATTCTTGTTTTTCAATTTTGTAAATCAAATGTCCCTGTGCATTATGATGTTATTAATTTTTTCATCAAAGCCGGTCTCGACAAAGCCAAATTTCACGTACTGTTTTAATGCATAGGTATTTGCGGTATGAACCTTCAAACGAAGCTTTTTACACCCAAGGAACTTACAGGTACTTATAGCATGACTAAGAGTCAATGCTGCTAATCCCTTATCACTAAACCGGGAACTGATATAAACCCCGTATGATGGGATTGAATAACCTTCATCAAAACCCCGCAGCATATAAAAGCCGGTCAATTCCTCTCCCCAGAACACGCCGTAATAAACATCATTTTTCGCTTTTGCCAAAATACTCTCGATAGTAGCTATATCGAATTCAAACGCCACAAAATATTGACTGTAATCTTTGGTATCCTGGTTCATCAATTTACTGAGTGCTTGGGCATCATTAGGTTCAAGTTTCCGGAAATTGATGATCTTAATCCCGTTCATAAAATTTTCTTATCGTATTAGAAATGAATTTTACATCTTCTTTTGTCAATTGCGGGTAGCTTGGTAAATTGATTCCTCTTGCACCAAGGTTCTCTGCTACAGGAAATTGATAGTCTGGTTTTACGTACATAGGCATAGTATGCACAGGGTGAAATGCAGGTCGAGTTTCTATTCCTTTTTCAGCTAGATGCTTTCTTAAGTTTTGCCGTGTAGCTGAATCTTTAACAAGTATGCTTATCATCCAGTAGGTGCTGAAATACCTTTTATCTAATTCATCATGAAATAAAACTGGTAAATCTTTTAAATAATCTTTGTACCACTTCGCAATATCTCTTTTAGATTCTATAATATCATTAACTCGTTCAAGCTGTGCTAGTCCAATTGCTGCACAAATATTTGTCATTCTATAGTTATACCCGATAATATCATGCCAGTACTCTGCATCCTTTGCCAGTCCCTGTCCTTTTATATGCACGCACTTTTCGTGTAGATCTTTGCTATTTGTAACGACCATTCCGCCTTCGCCTGTTGTAACGGTTTTATTACCAAAGAAACTAAAGGTAGAAACATCTCCGAATGTACCAACTTTTTTTCCTTCATACTTAGAACCTAATGCCTCGGCTGTATCTTCAATGAGAAAAAGATTATTATCATCTGCAATTTTTCTCAACTCATCAATTTCACAGGGATGACCATATAGATGAACAGCAAGAATAGCTTTCGTTTTAGAAGTGATTTTTTTCCGGGTATCAGCTATATCCATCTGCCAGGTTGAAGTGTCTGATTCCACAAAGACGGGTGTTGCTCCTGTATAAGTAATGCTATTTACACTTGCGATGTAAGTAAAAGTTGGTACGATAACTTCGTCACCAGGACCTATTCCCAAAGCAATCAATGCAACATGTAACGCAACTGTTCCGTTACTCACACTGGCGGCAAATTCGATTCCAAGGTAATCAGCGAATTTCTTTTCAAATTCATTTATGAATTTTCCTTTAGAAGATATCCAAGTTGAATCCAGGCATTCCAACACATATTGTTTTTCGTTTCCATTTAGGAAAGGTTGGTAAACAGGATATTTAAATTTCATATACCAAATTTTATAATCAAAAAAGATGTTTTAATAAATTTCTGCAAATATAAATAAGAAATAACAGAAATGAGGGTAGGAGGTAGGAGGTAGGAGGTAGTAGTTAGTTGATTAGTTCGTAGTTATAGTTGATTAGTTGCCAGTCATCGTTGATCAGTTTATTCCTAACCATCGATTGGTAAACCAAAACTAGAAACTAAATTACCAGAACTAAAAACAAATAACCATTAACTAACTGCTGTCAACAGTTCACTAATTACCGATCACTACTCACTGCTAACTCCTTCCTCATTAGAGTTGTTTTTTATTTGAGCACAAATTTCAGAACTATACAGGAGACGCACGAACATCTGATCAACAGCATTGCGCTCAATACCTGCAGATTGCAGCTCTTCGAGCACTGAAGAAAGATCTTCCTCTTCGACATCGATATAGAAATTAAGAAAGTTGACAACCATATCAGCTTCCATTATTCCTCCTTTTTATTTTTCAACCACCATTTTTAATCA
Protein-coding sequences here:
- a CDS encoding methyltransferase domain-containing protein produces the protein MPGKYSLNLIKWSLRKAVLPISDDALVLDVGSGSNPHPSADVLLEKFVDITHRYSPLVADRPTVLADACKMPFKAKAFDYVIAFDVLEHINTPELFLNELQRIGKAGYIETPNAVFERLVPYDVHVLEIMDVNGELIIHKKASAKPDVYLNSLDIVKKIPAWNKFFYNNPALFHVRYFWENEIKYKVTNPELNADWINNIAVNQSDVISEEFEANDLRSTGLKLLRKYAKSKKRRKVNLSALLACPECHSDLAEDENYFTCSKCRVRYSRTPIPDFNESEKF
- a CDS encoding glycosyltransferase codes for the protein MQIKLVSWSLDDMYAKHNRTFYYDNGLKYYDLVVTAKSYNVAELKRLGAKNILFQYQAYDKDFHKPFENCKEKIWDVVFVGSFEKERFESIKFLSENGIKINVWGHGWNFLDKKYPNIIYMGGEIFKEDFAKAFTCSKISLNFLRKINRDLHTSRSIEIPACKGFMLAERTDEHKKLFTEDKEAAYFSENKELLEKVSYYLSHDDQRNKITEAGYKRCISSNYTYDDRAKEIIDNLFKN
- a CDS encoding glycosyltransferase, with the translated sequence MSRFKILIDLRFFHPGASGGIENYAYYALDAIKELDLDIFLEIPYESLSFYQNRFPFLIKEKFIIDPFQKLISQIICLLTLGKKSGICIRRKVNKYENKFDFVFYPFHMLKPLHNNTKIIAVFHAFLPETYDEELRIAYSLVPASTALITSWNYPMQEFLKFFPERKSDWFLIPFISSHNLNGKSEQVNEVMNKKYFLYVSFFGERKNHKRLIEGYKLALEKNSDIPLLVLVGGGKKEYKYAIRQRIKELKLDERVLIYDYLPDSQVNFLYKNCYGVIAPTLWEAASGAVLEGVYSKKPVLCSNVPPLTDFAEYFKLQMQFFDPLNINDMADKIIEFCEKYEHYNSFSLSNADKLKHIGHKHYAEKFSEILNKYKN
- a CDS encoding class I SAM-dependent methyltransferase, translating into MKNFNKDLPEGFKEPTDLPDNPEQAVEWQKKNKSWWESHPMRYDWNNDIKYEEFSKDFYNDIDQRFFSNSKEFLPFKKIPFDALIDFENLKTKDVLEIGVGNGSHASLLAQYSKSFTGIDLTEYAIKSTSTRFKEFGLPGTIKRMDAEKLEFKNESFDFVWSWGVIHHSSNTRKILEGITRVLKPGGEAIIMVYYKSLWSYYFVNGFIHGILMGKLFSNQSLHSLNQNLTDGAIARYYTEKDWSQLVSDLFKIKSIKIFGIKAEMFPIPAGKFKNQVMNSVPSALTRYLTNNCKLGTFLVSKLVK
- a CDS encoding GNAT family N-acetyltransferase, encoding MNGIKIINFRKLEPNDAQALSKLMNQDTKDYSQYFVAFEFDIATIESILAKAKNDVYYGVFWGEELTGFYMLRGFDEGYSIPSYGVYISSRFSDKGLAALTLSHAISTCKFLGCKKLRLKVHTANTYALKQYVKFGFVETGFDEKINNIIMHRDI
- a CDS encoding DegT/DnrJ/EryC1/StrS family aminotransferase produces the protein MKFKYPVYQPFLNGNEKQYVLECLDSTWISSKGKFINEFEKKFADYLGIEFAASVSNGTVALHVALIALGIGPGDEVIVPTFTYIASVNSITYTGATPVFVESDTSTWQMDIADTRKKITSKTKAILAVHLYGHPCEIDELRKIADDNNLFLIEDTAEALGSKYEGKKVGTFGDVSTFSFFGNKTVTTGEGGMVVTNSKDLHEKCVHIKGQGLAKDAEYWHDIIGYNYRMTNICAAIGLAQLERVNDIIESKRDIAKWYKDYLKDLPVLFHDELDKRYFSTYWMISILVKDSATRQNLRKHLAEKGIETRPAFHPVHTMPMYVKPDYQFPVAENLGARGINLPSYPQLTKEDVKFISNTIRKFYERD